Proteins encoded together in one Exiguobacterium sp. BMC-KP window:
- a CDS encoding aldo/keto reductase yields MQYAKLSNGITIPQIGFGVWQVDEETEAPAAVAEALRVGYRHIDTAAVYKNERGVAKGIKESGVKREDLFLTSKVWNDDIRAGRTKEAFAESLERLETDYLDLYLIHWPVEGYIEAWKAMVELYEAGKIKAIGVSNFKEHHLDTLAEEGLMAPMINQVELHPQLPQHELHEYLQDHNIQVEAWSPLMQGKFLEINDFKEIAEKHGKTPSQVVLRWHLDNGIVALPKSVTPERIAENFDVFDFQLDADDLEKIDRLATDVRLGPDPDEIDF; encoded by the coding sequence ATGCAATACGCAAAACTTTCAAATGGTATTACGATTCCCCAAATCGGATTCGGTGTCTGGCAAGTAGATGAAGAGACAGAAGCACCTGCTGCTGTCGCTGAAGCACTACGCGTCGGCTATCGTCACATTGATACAGCTGCTGTATACAAAAACGAGCGCGGTGTCGCAAAAGGAATCAAGGAAAGCGGCGTGAAACGTGAGGATCTCTTCTTAACGTCAAAAGTCTGGAACGATGATATTCGTGCCGGTCGGACGAAGGAAGCATTCGCAGAATCGCTCGAACGTCTCGAAACAGATTATCTTGACCTCTACCTGATCCACTGGCCGGTCGAAGGCTATATCGAAGCGTGGAAAGCGATGGTTGAACTATATGAAGCAGGCAAGATCAAAGCGATCGGTGTCTCGAACTTCAAGGAACATCACCTCGATACATTGGCAGAAGAGGGCTTGATGGCACCAATGATCAACCAAGTCGAGTTGCATCCACAATTGCCGCAACACGAACTGCACGAATACTTGCAAGATCACAACATCCAAGTCGAAGCATGGAGCCCACTCATGCAAGGGAAATTCCTCGAAATCAACGATTTCAAGGAAATCGCAGAGAAGCACGGCAAGACACCTTCACAAGTCGTCTTACGTTGGCACCTCGACAACGGCATCGTCGCTCTTCCGAAATCCGTTACACCTGAACGCATTGCGGAAAACTTCGACGTCTTTGATTTCCAACTCGATGCAGATGATCTTGAGAAAATTGATCGTCTAGCAACAGACGTCCGCCTCGGACCGGACCCGGACGAAATCGATTTTTAA